In Indicator indicator isolate 239-I01 chromosome 16, UM_Iind_1.1, whole genome shotgun sequence, one genomic interval encodes:
- the LOC128972144 gene encoding aromatase codes for MVLENLNPMHYNITSLVPNAMPVATVPIVILMCFLFLLWNHEETSSIPGPGYCMGIGPLISHGRFLWMGVGNACNYYNKTYGEFVRVWISGEETFIISKSSSVFHVMKHWHYVSRFGSKLGLQCIGMYENGIIFNNNPAHWKEIRPFFTKALSGPGLVRMIAICVESTIDHLDKLHEVTTEVGNINVLNLMRRIMLDTSNKLFLGIPLDEHAIVLKIQNYFDAWQALLLKPDIFFKISWLCKKYEEAAKDLKGAMEILIEQKRKKLSTVEKLDEHMDFASQLIFAQNRGDLTAENVNQCVLEMMIAAPDTLSVTLFFMLMLIAEHPTVEEEMMREIETVMGDRDIQSDDMPNLKIVENFIYESMRYQPVVDLIMRKALQDDVIDGYPVKKGTNIILNIGRMHKLEFFPKPNEFSLENFEKNVPSRYFQPFGFGPRGCVGKFIAMVMMKAILVTLLRRCRVQTMKGRGLNNIQKNNDLSMHPVERQPLLEMVFTPRRNPNSIQGN; via the exons ATGGTACTGGAAAATCTGAACCCAATGCACTACAACATCACCAGCCTAGTACCAAATGCAATGCCAGTGGCCACAGTTCCCATTGTCATTCTcatgtgttttctgtttctgctatGGAATCATGAAGAAACTTCATCAATACCAG GGCCAGGATACTGCATGGGCATTGGTCCCCTCATTTCACATGGGAGATTTCTCTGGATGGGAGTAGGTAATGCCTGCAACTACTACAATAAGACATATGGAGAATTTGTGAGAGTTTGGATCAGCGGCGAAGAAACATTTATAATTAGCAA ATCTTCAAGTGTGTTCCATGTAATGAAACACTGGCATTATGTTTCTCGATTTGGGAGCAAACTTGGATTACAGTGCATCGGCATGTATGAAAATGGGATCATATTTAATAACAACCCAGcacactggaaagaaattcGACCCTTTTTCACCAAAG CTCTGTCTGGTCCTGGTCTTGTGCGCATGATAGCAATTTGTGTTGAATCAACAATTGATCACCTGGACAAACTACATGAAGTAACCACTGAAGTAGGAAACATCAACGTGTTGAATCTTATGAGACGGATCATGCTTGACACATCTAACAAACTTTTTCTCGGGATCCCTTTGGATG AACATGCCATTGTACTTAAGATTCAAAACTACTTTGATGCTTGGCAAGCACTTTTATTAAAACCTGATATCTTTTTTAAGATTTCTTGGCTGTGCAAGAAATATGAAGAAGCAGC CAAGGATTTGAAAGGAGCAATGGAGATCTTAAtagagcagaaaaggaaaaagctttcCACTGTTGAAAAGTTGGATGAACATATGGATTTTGCATCTCAGTTGATTTTTGCACAG aacagagGGGATCTGACTGCTGAGAATGTGAACCAGTGTGTGCTGGAAATGATGATTGCTGCTCCTGATACTCTGTCTGTGACTCTCTTCTTCATGCTAATGTTGATTGCAGAGCACCCCACAGTGGAAGAGGAGATGATGAGAGAAATTGAAACTGTTATGG GTGACAGAGATATACAGAGTGATGACATGCCAAACTTAAAAATTGTGGAGAATTTTATTTATGAAAGCATGAGATACCAGCCAGTTGTGGACTTGATTATGCGAAAAGCTCTACAAGATGATGTGATTGATGGCTATCCTGTGAAAAAGGGGACAAACATTATTCTCAATATTGGACGTATGCATAAGTTGGAATTCTTCCCAAAGCCAAATGAGTTTTCTCTTGAAAATTTTGAGAAAAAT GTTCCTTCACGCTATTTCCAACCATTTGGATTTGGCCCTCGGGGCTGTGTAGGAAAGTTTATTGCCATGGTAATGATGAAAGCAATTCTGGTGACACTTCTGAGACGGTGCAGAGTGCAGACAATGAAAGGAAGAGGTCTTAACAACATCCAGAAAAATAACGACTTATCCATGCACCCAGTAGAAagacagcctctgctggagATGGTTTTCACACCTAGAAGAAACCCAAACAGCATTCAGGGTAACTAA